Genomic DNA from Oncorhynchus clarkii lewisi isolate Uvic-CL-2024 chromosome 28, UVic_Ocla_1.0, whole genome shotgun sequence:
GCATCCTTGACTTTTCTCAGTTAAAATCTTGTTTAGTCTGTCCTAGGAATGTCCTGCTTATAACTATTGACGGAGAATATTGATTGCTTCCTTCACTGGTTTGTATTTTGTATGCTGGTTCTCTTCCATAATGTAATTAAGACTCAAAatcaagagaatcttgttttgttATGGAGGACCATGTTAAAGAGTATGGTGATTCTTCCTGGAAATAACTTAAGCATGATAAAGATAAGGCTTGAGGTATTAATCTACTGTACATGTTTATTTGTGGAATGGTAATTACATCCCCTGAGTTATCATTCCTCTCACAATCCCTGCCCAAAATATATTGGACCCATGGGGGACAAACATCCCCAAATAAGAAACCAAATAAATATCGATAATCACCAGCAACACGGGAAAACatctatacagttgaagtaggaagtttacatacatttttgccaaatacatttcaactcagtttcacaattcctgacatttaatcctagtaaaaattccatatTATGTCAGTTagaatcatcactttattttaagaatgtgaaatgtcagaataatagtagagagaatgatttatttcagcttttattctttcatcacattcccagtgggtcagaagtttacatgaaccaaattctaattgagtgtattgcctttaaattgtttaacttgggtcaaacgttttgggtagccttccacaagcttcccacaataagtggagtgaattttggaccattcctcctgacagagctggtgtaactgagtcaggtttgtaaggcctccttgctcgcacacactttttcagttctgcccataaatgttctatatgattgactttgttgtccttaagccattttgctacaactttggaagtatgcttggggtcattgtccatttgaaagacccatttccgaccaagctttaacttcctgactgatgtcttgagatgttgcttcaatatatccacgtaattttccatcctcattttgtgaagtgcaccagtcccttcatcagaccagaggacatttctctaaaaagtacgatatttgtccccatgtgcagttgcaaaccgtagtctggctttttgatggcggttttggagcagtggcttcttccttgctgagcggcctttcatgttatgtcgatataagacttgttttactgtggatatagatatttttgtacccgtttcctccagcatcttcacaaggtcctttgctgttgttctgggattgatttgcactttgaCAGAACGcctctctttcctgagcggtatttatttgacctttatttaactaggcaagtcagtttagaacaaattcttattttcaatgacggcctaggaacagtgcgtaaactgctttgttcaggggcaggaagacagatttttaccatgtacctctgggatttgatcttgcaacctttcggttactaggtacaggtacacctccaattgactcaaatgatgtcaattagcctatcagaagcttctaaagccatgacatcactttctggaattttccaagctgtttaaaggcacagttaacagagtgtatgtaaacttctgacccactggaattgtgatacagtgaattataagtgaaataatctgtctgttagcaattgttagaaaaattgcttgtgtcatgcacaaagaagatgtcctaacagatttgccaaaactatagtttgttaacaagaaatttggggaatggttgaaaaaatgagtattaatgactccaacctaagtgtatgtaaacctccgacttcaactgtataaacaTATTTAAAGCCAACTTCTAACACTGACTGAATGACACTTCCGTGGCTAGAACAGTCTGTGGTTCGTGACACATTACCGGTGAAACAATTACTTATATTTGAAATAACCTTTTGACTTGCAGAACCACATTAGCACAGTATGCAGTGGGTCACTTCCTCTGGCTTGTCTCAGACGTCACCAGGCCCAGGCACGACGTGCGGTGCGTGCACCAGCAAAAAGGCAGTAGAAAGCTAGGGGAACCTTCCAGTCCCCAAATGCAGAACTCTGTTCTAGCCCTTTACACCCGTCAATTCCCTTCCCGCCATCTGTAATGAAGCACATGCATATTCTTTCCATATAAAAATCAGTAACCAGTGAGTATTTTTGTTCAATTTGTGTTCGAAACATTATTTTGATATTTCTAGTCTTGAGATAAGACCACACGTTTGTGGTTAGGCTACAGTGTTATTGCATGTTCCTGCCAGAAACAAAATATTTCTCAGCTTTTCcgtttattgggggggggggggggggggggggttgtgttagCTTTTCAAAAGCTTTCAGCAACACAACAtctgtttcctttcaaatagtcTCTGTCAGTTACTCTGACCTTATAAATCATATTAGATAACTTTTAGCGCATGGGCATAGGCACAACCCACTGGGGAACCAGGCCCACCCAATAAAATAGAGAAGTTATGTTCCAAATAGGACGTTATGTGTTTTCAATTAAACATGCAAACACCATCAGATAGAATTCATAGCAACCAGTGCACTGCGTTAGTCAGATTTGATGAAATATAACATGACACGTGAACTTGACAGGAATTCACTAATAAAAACTAACTGAAAGCCACACCCCCAATAAACCACTCCAATATGACTGCATTTAGGCACATGTCACTGCATTCTTCATTTAGCAAACAAGACCGCTCATAATCCAGTGCCTTTATCACAGTCAACAACACACCTAGAATTGAAATATAAAACATGTTTCTCTTTGCGGGcaaattgtgtgtttgtgtgtgtgtgtgggggggggggggggggggggtgcatccACATTTCTGCAGGCCCACCCACCAACAAATTATTTCTGGCTACGCCACTAATTTTGCGTAAGCAAATGATACCAAAGCAAACTGTTTACATTCTTGTTCTTGTTTACAGTAAGTCTATATCCTTCCTAAAAATTGGACAACAAAAGCCTATTTGTTTCGCTGAAACAAAAAGTTATTTGACCGTCTTCATAAAGTCCCTGAGCCTTTATCAAACAAATGGATGTTTGGTCCAGGATGTACAGTTCAGTTGAAGTGAGTTTCACTGCCAAGCACTGTAGGAAGCCTTCCCAGTTACCTTTCACCTACTTAGCCTCCACCACGGACATGAGAGGGTTAACTCCTTTTCTTTGTGGTCTGGCCCCAGCTCATGAATTGCCTACTTTCTCCCCAGCAGTTAAATCTGGGCCTTGGGAATTACCATATAATGTAGGCATTCTCTGTGGTGAACTTTCCCCTAATTCTCACACTGCTCCTGCCTCACGGCAGGCCTAAAGAGGAGCACTCCAGGCCAAATTATACAGCACGTTCCCCCTGACTTCCAACACATTGCCAATGACTTCACACAACCGCAATCGGCTTCATTCTATCCCAGCCACATGATTAAGCCGACTCAGGTAACACTGTCGCAGAAAAAAAAGCTCTCGCTGGATGCGTTTTCTAATAAGCGCTAATATCTACAATCGACACGGAGTGTGTTAAGAAGTGCTTCAGTAAATTAAGTACAATCAGTTATTTTTCTTTATGGAGGAAGCAAGACAATATTTATTCCCAAACTGCATATATTCAGCCAAATTCTTAACTCTGCAAATGAATATGCAATGTAACATTGAGTTGTTTAAAACCACTGATTTATCTATATCCTTTTCTTATCGTATGGGAAATAATGGTAActtttttaattgctatattacGGTCAAGTCACCCCGTAACACATGATCAACAACAAAGAAATCGATGTCAGTGTCAATCACAGGTGACAGGTTTAATACTCATCGATGCATCCTTTAATAGAAGGTCGGCTAGACCTCTTAATTCCCGTGGATCACGTCACTTCTCCCTTTTTGTTGACAAAGCTCTTGTGCACAAACTTGCAACATTATCTCACTTCTCTGTTAAAGTAGAAAAATACTGGGCACCAAACCCGTTCACAGTGTTGGTTAACTCGAGGTCCCTCATGTCTCTATCAACCTAGGTAGAACAGCTTTTAGTTAAGGCGAACCATTCAATCTTGAATCCTTGGTGGCGTGGTGGCAGTTTAGAACACTGAAGGGGTTGAATTCCCTGAGGTTTTGCTTTGATTGTGgtgttttatttgttttgttgaGATGTGGTGTGTCGGTATCTGCTGTGTCCTGTAGttcattttttttgctgttttaTATTGTAAGTTGTTTGTCTCAATTGGTTCCCCTGAATAcacactgaaaaaaaaaaaaaaaactcaacatGTTATGTTTTGGTCCCATGGAAAAAAAAAACTCAACATGTTATGTTTTGGTCCCgcggaaataaaaaaaaatcccagaaatgttccatttgcaCAAATAGCATCtcttaaatgttgtgcacaaatttgtttacatcccggttagtgagcatttctcctttgccaaaaataatccatctacctgacatgtgtggcatatcaagaagctgattaaacagcatggtccttacacaggtgcacattgtgctggggacaagaaaataccactttaaaatgtgcaattttgtcacacaacacagtgccacagatgtcgtgaaattggcatgctgactggagctgcctccaacgtcattttagagaacttggcagtacatccaaccggcctgaTAACagaagaccacgtgtaaccatgctagcccagaacctccacattcACCTGCTTCACCTGCGGGGTCgtctgggggtgtgtgtgtgtgggaaggggCGGATTCAAACTCATTGTGAGGAACAAACTCATTGTGATTagctgggcctggctgccaagtgggtgggccgatgccctccaaggcccacccatggctgcaccagtgcccagtcatgtgaaatcaatagatttgggcctaataaatgtatttcaattcactgatttccttatatgaactgtaactcagtcaaatctgaaattgttgcatttatatttttgtttagtatacatatatattttaatcAGCCTGAATGGCTTTCCTATCTTGTTTGATGTGAACCGCATTCTTTGTTACATCATGATGTGTTCAAAGTGCGTCATCCCTTGTCACACAGCTGTCTGATTGTCAATTTCTAGTGGACTGACAAGTCTGAACCCCTTTCTGGGTACGGAATGATAGAaacattatagagacagtagcttTCTGTTTAACATCCTTATGATCATCAATACATCCTAATGTGTTTAAACAAAAAGCTGTCTTTATCATACAGCTGTGCATGGCAATGTGCAAGGGTTTGCCCGAAAATCTctttctttactgtattctaagGGTACTGATGGAAACCAGCTTCATTGTTACATCATGTGCTCCCCTCCCAGTCCTCCTCTAGACAAGAGTGAGGGAGAAACCAGAGAGCAGATCTCCCCCCTCTGCTCAGCCAGCCAATCAGATCAGCCAGCTGGCTGGAGTTGAAGGGCTCTGAAAGTATAAAACTGAAGTGCTCCTCACAGAGAAGTAGGAGCCTGAGATCTAGTAACCAACTGGAAAGGGAAGGGTGCACACTTTGCAAACCACCGGAGGATAAAAACCAACCAAAGAAACCGAGTCAACGaacgaacaaacaaacaaaggaaAGCAAGCGACAATGAAGACAACACTAGTAACTGTGACTCTGTGTCTGGCCATTCTGATGGCCACCGGCAACCCCttcgagaggagaggaggcttgGCCGCTGGCGGGAAGGAGAAGAGGGTGCAATATGCGGCGTGGGACGATGTGAACGTGATCGCCCACGGCCTGCTCCAGCTGGGTCAGGGGCTCAAGGAGCATGTGGACAAGACCAAGGGCCAGATGAGGGATATCACTGCCAAGCTGAAGGCCTTCAACGGTACCGTGGCCGACCTGGGCCAGGAGGGTCAGAAGCTGCAGGCGGAGGGCGACGCACTGAAGGCCCGGGCCCGGGGGCTGGAGGACAGGGAAGTCCAGGTGCTCAACTTGACGGCCGAgctgagggagaggacagaggagatgcagcaggagaggaagagggtggaTGAGCGGATGAACAagctggaggagaaggtggaTGGCATGCTGCAGGGAGAGGGGCTGCCCGACATGAATGCAGGCAACTACAGCGATGCCCGCATCATTCAGGTAAGGTGGGAATCCAAGACTATTTGGGGATACTTTGTTTTTCTGTCTGAAAAAGCTATAATACAAATTGCGCATTTGATGTGAAAGGAGAGCAAACGACCTGAGAAAGTTACTACTGACAAGACAGACTGAGCTGATTTGCTGCATGTCTCCCCCTTTTGTAAGCTTACTTCTCTGCAGTTGCCATTGTATCCAATAATTTCAATTGTATGAAGGCATTACCAATTATAATTTTTTACAGTAAACAGCCTGGCCTATTCATTCACTGTGCTACATGACAAAACATCACAGAAAATAGATTAATCGATTAACATCAAGTCATGCTTAATACAGTAGGTTACCAGTATTATACATCAGTCCTGCATAATAGTTTGACAAATTGCCTATTCGCTACCACTACCCATCTTCAGAAAAACAAGTGGAGGGGGCCTTGTGATGCACTTTGATGGACAAGAACATATGGTCTGGCGTTATTTCCATTGACCCAAAGATATTCAGATTACAGTAAAGAAAGATCTCCAGCAAACCCTTGAGTCACTGGGACTGTACAGAAGGCACGCCAGTGGGTGTGTTACTATTGTGCTGAAGAGCTTGGACTACGTGTAGAGAGAACGCAAAATCTTGCCAGACAAAAAAGAACTGCACGCCTAATTTTTAAACCGTGATATTTGGAACATGGTCCAATTTAGGAAAATGTCACGCTtgattttataaatgttttacagCTGCAATAGCACCTGAACTCGAAAGAATGTATTGTTATGGCCATTTTGGGGGTGGAAAACCCCGCGTTATGTAACCAAACCACCCGGTTGGAAAATACAAATGCCAGCGTTGATTTTGGACATGTGCTCCGAAGGATATGAGTTGTGTTTTCTGGATATAGTCTAGCAGTTCAATGAGGGCTAGTCATGTTATAAGTAACCTAGGCTACTTACAATTACGTCACAGGAGAAAGACTTACAGGGTACCCTTTCTGTTTTCTTTCAGTGGATGCTGGAAGCTCAGAATAAACGTATTGATGACCTGGCCAACAGAGTCCGACTCCAGCAAGATAAACTTGACAAGCAGAACGTGCGCATCAGAACCCTGCAACACCAGGTGTGGAACACAGTCCATTTGAACATTTATCATGATTTATGCGATTGTTTTGTATGAATTATTTAAAGCTTTGTTTCCTTGCTTCCTCAGATTCAGCTGACAAAAGAGAGACCAGCATTCAGGCGGAAACCAGAGGAGGCCGTTCACAATGGTAGCATTGAGCAGCGCGACTCACCCATCGGTAAGTAAAACCAAGCTTCATGTCGAATCCGTTGACTCAATTGACGTAAGACACCCAGACAAATACTGACCTCCCGTCCCATGCCATCTGCTTAGGGACAGTAAGATGCTTAAAACGTCAACTTTAACTGGAGTTGTCCCTACATTACTTAAAGTATAGGTTTATTAGCTTTAATCATCAGATTATTGTATGCACGCATTTTACTGCCCAAAACTCACGAGAAATTGTGCACAGGTGATGGAATCCCAATCTGATGAAtcccagtcggagcttgttttttcacaagtttccagttgtcttgaacgcactgaagacATAATTCGGAGATGTCTgatttcccagttgttttgaacgcgacaTTAGGGACATTTTTCCATgtaaattcaacaacaaaaaatgtgatgtaatgacattgaatcaatgtggaaaactgattggatttgcaaaaagtcatcaacatagggacattttgtatttttttcacccaacttttaacttAAATCCGATGACATTATttggttgatttcacgttgaattcatgtCAGTTGACGACTCAAAACAaatgaactgacatctgtgcccattGGGTGTTTTTCATTGGGTTCACAGAAAATAGCATGTATTCACAGTATGAAGAAAAAGATCACATCAGGAAGTGTACATTAAGTGAGGCTACTCCCCGTTTTACTCAATACTGCAGTGCAGTAATTGTAAAGGTGATCATGAGCTCCTCCACCTACAGTACACCCTACGTCAGGCAGCTGTTCCCATCTGAAACGTACTACAGCGGCCTACTCATCACGTGGGCTTTCATCAGGGCGGTATAGAGTTGGCTCATGGTTTCTGGCAATGGAACAAGGATTAGGGCTAACTCATGGCAAGTTCCTGTTTAGTCCTCAGAGGGGTGGTCACACTAAAAATCCAGCATGAAGGGATATGAATGAATCAATATGACTATACAGGAAATTAGAAGACGTTTATATATCCCTCTGAATGTGACCTATGCAAACCATGCCACTTCATGGATGTTGGTCAGATCTGTGATTGACCGACTCAAGAGTTAATTGAAGAAGAAAGTACCATTGTTATACCATTTCAATATATTCCCTGTTAAAAACAAGTAATGCATCGCTCTCTCTCAATCCCAAGCAGCATCATTCGTGGTTATATCAAAATATTTCCCACTGTCTGATAGCCACTAAATGAAGTAGTTGAAAAGTGAACCCGGAGCTTGGAGATGCAGTCGCTCAGGCGAACACAATGAGTCCTCTCACAGCAAGTTCTGACAGCAGGATTTTTAGGAatgttataaaataaacaagtccTCTGGCTGCACTTCCATTGAGGGAGAGTTCAGCAGTCTCGGACAGTGTAATCTCAGGGTCACAATAGACCCCGATCACTGAGGGATTACACATCTGACAGAGCTCGGGGAGGGGGGAGTGGTGAATATCCAAATCTAGTATGCTATGTTCTTCAGATTAGGTCCTCTGGGCCAGAGCCAGAAAAAAAGTCATAACAGAAAATGGAGGTGGTCTAATTTTGTCTGGTGAACTTTGCACACACATCCTTTGTTGTTTTTGATGACACGGACTGCCTTGCTCCATCCTTCCAGCTCTCCACTTTGTACTCCTTCCCATAAAACAAATAATTGACCATCCCTCAGGAATGTCCAACCGTTCCCCCAGATCTGTCAGAGAAGCCAGCTGTccaccttctcccctcctccatccccataGACCCCCGCCTCTTCAGGCCTAGATGAATGCAACTGTGCCAAAGTTGAGGAGAACCCCTGAACGCAAGGCAAATCACAACTACCCATCGCTAACCAATAGAGCTCATGCCTCGCCTAGAAGGGTCATTCCAGAAGAGGGATGTGTTGCGGTCCCGTGGTCGGTGCTCATGTTTGTACTTGAAAACAAATATAAACCAAGTCAAACCGATATTAATTGATTGGTCCCAATTTAAATCTTGAATCATAGTTTAGGCGATTGGTGCAAACAAAGAGCATCATAGCAGATAAACATATGCAGTATCTCTCAAGTCAGCATCATATAAACGTGAACTATTTTCTGGAAAACACTTAAGGTTGTGCTGTGCACCAACTCATGCCTTCTCAGGCACATTACATCCAATGGGCTCCCCAGGCCTTTTGTTGACGCTGTCTCTATCCCATATAGCGACAGCATGCTCCTAGCACTCTCTGAGCATTCCCTTTGCATGCAGTGGCCATGCACTTCTGTCACTGACTGGCTGCTGTGCATGTGAGGGAGGTGTGACAaacaggaggggagggggagacggaggaCAGAAAGGGGTAGAGGAATGCGAGTTGCCAGGCAGCTGAGGTGAAAGTTTGCTTGGGAACTGGGAGAAAGGTCATGTTTACTACTAAGCAAGGAGCTGTCCCCCCCAGTTCGGGCTAGGGCACAACACATTAACTCTTTCTGTGTTAGGGTatcttgattgattgattaacacACTTCACAATAAGGCCCCTTCTTTTTCGCAAGCATTCATAGACCCAGAGAGCTACAATGGAGAAGTCAATGATAGGGATcccagcagtggaggctggtgggaggacctATAGGAGgaggggctcattgtaatggttgaAATGGCATAAATGAAATAGGTATCAAACggtatggaaaccacatgtttgattccaatgacggcctacatgtgtaggctgtcattgtaaataagaatgtgttcttaactgacttgcctagtagcatactaaaataaaaaaaaatggactCT
This window encodes:
- the LOC139386560 gene encoding angiopoietin-related protein 4-like; amino-acid sequence: MKTTLVTVTLCLAILMATGNPFERRGGLAAGGKEKRVQYAAWDDVNVIAHGLLQLGQGLKEHVDKTKGQMRDITAKLKAFNGTVADLGQEGQKLQAEGDALKARARGLEDREVQVLNLTAELRERTEEMQQERKRVDERMNKLEEKVDGMLQGEGLPDMNAGNYSDARIIQWMLEAQNKRIDDLANRVRLQQDKLDKQNVRIRTLQHQIQLTKERPAFRRKPEEAVHNGSIEQRDSPIEMASDCHELFLKGETASGVYTIQPLNYQSFEVCCEMTAEGGWTVIQRRQNGSVDFDQLWLAYQSGFGSLSGEFWLGLEKMHAVAKDTDYTLKVKFSDWMDDSETVQYPIRLGGEESHYALHIQETSIGNLESSLATEASGLPFSTRDQDNDQKSDTNCAKHLSGGWWFSNCGRSNLNGRYFMSPPPKQRHQRKQGVFWKTWRGRYYPLKTTVMMIAPIAIENKS